A single Lactuca sativa cultivar Salinas chromosome 8, Lsat_Salinas_v11, whole genome shotgun sequence DNA region contains:
- the LOC111914293 gene encoding monooxygenase 2 has product MEVYEDEDIVIVGAGLAGLTTALSLHRLGLKSLVLESSESLRITGFALTLWTNAWKALDAVGIGDSLRQKSTQMKGFKIASPDTGLFTSQQALDKDGKFKGYESRCVKRKDLMETLVKELPPGTIRYSSKVVTIDELHRFKLVHLADGTILKTKVLIGCDGVNSVVSKWLGLGSPVSVGRSAIRGLVEFPNGSGFDPMFHVNFGGGVRYGFLPVDDKTVYWFCTFTPSQVPSYEEDWYENPIKMKQFVLSRINKMPQEAQDVVERTLITSISLSPLKFRLPWNVLFGDIVKDNVCVAGDALHPMTPDIGQGGCSSLEDSVVLGRCIGEALLKKVDGKDDEFERIEKGLKKYGKERRWRSFSLISVAYCVGFMQESKGMMMSFLRKVWFSKYTPSAFLKMANFDCGDLVI; this is encoded by the exons ATGGAGgtttatgaagatgaagataTAGTGATTGTTGGTGCTGGGTTAGCTGGTCTCACTACTGCCTTGTCTCTTCACAG ATTGGGTTTGAAGAGCTTGGTGTTGGAGTCATCAGAGAGCTTGCGAATTACCGGATTCGCCCTTACACTATGGACCAATGCTTGGAAGGCACTCGATGCAGTTGGAATCGGAGATTCCCTCAGACAAAAATCTACCCAAatgaaagg ATTCAAGATCGCATCTCCTGATACTGGTCTTTTTACTTCACAGCAAGCTCTCGACAAAGATGGAAAATT CAAAGGTTATGAAAGCCGATGTGTTAAGAGAAAGGATTTAATGGAAACATTAGTCAAGGAGCTTCCACCAGGCACCATTAGATACTCTTCCAAGGTCGTCACCATTGATGAACTCCATCGCTTCAAGCTCGTGCACTTAGCCGATGGCACCATTCTCAAAACCAAA GTGTTGATTGGATGCGATGGAGTTAACTCAGTGGTTTCAAAATGGTTGGGTCTCGGGTCACCCGTGAGTGTCGGGAGGTCAGCTATTCGGGGCTTGGTTGAGTTCCCAAACGGGTCGGGTTTTGACCCTATGTTTCATGTCAACTTTGGAGGTGGTGTTCGCTATGGTTTTCTTCCCGTTGATGACAAGACTGTCTACTGGTTTTGCACCTTCACCCCATCTCAAGTTCCATCTT ATGAAGAAGATTGGTATGAAAACCCTATAAAAATGAAGCAATTTGTATTGAGCCGAATCAACAAGATGCCTCAAGAAGCACAAGATGTGGTGGAAAGAACATTGATAACTAGCATATCTTTGTCGCCATTAAAGTTCAGATTACCATGGAATGTTTTATTTGGAGACATAGTGAAAGACAATGTTTGTGTAGCTGGGGATGCCCTTCATCCGATGACTCCTGATATAGGTCAAGGTGGGTGTTCATCGTTAGAAGATTCGGTAGTTCTTGGAAGGTGTATTGGGGAGGCTCTTTTGAAAAAAGTTGATGGAAAAGATGATGAGTTTGAGAGGATTGAAAAGGGTTTGAAGAAATATGGAAAGGAAAGAAGGTGGAGAAGTTTTAGTTTGATTAGTGTTGCTTATTGTGTGGGGTTTATGCAAGAGAGTAAGGGTATGATGATGAGTTTCTTGAGGAAAGTGTGGTTTTCTAAATATACACCAAGTGCTTTTCTTAAGATGGCTAATTTTGATTGTGGTGATCTTGTAATATGA
- the LOC111914294 gene encoding uncharacterized protein LOC111914294, protein MDRYQKVEKPRAEQPIDENEIRITSQGRMRSYITYAMTLLQEKGSSEIVFKAMGRAINKTVTIVELIKRRIVGLHQNTSIGSTDITDTWEPLEEGLLPLETTRHVSMITITLSKKELNTSSIGYQPPLPADQVKVATEFEYDGEGSPTARGRGRGGRGRGRSRPAPGNGYGPDEYDDGGWDGPGGYPPRGRGRGRGRGFRGRGRGNYNNAPYMDTQQEVGGYNNQESPRGRGRNFRGRGRGGYNNGPYMENNQQDFGGYNNQESPRGRGRNFRGRGRGGGYNNNNNDINNNNNNAYMDNQQDVGGYNQEFRGRGRGRGTRGRGRGFRSNRPNQGAGVGGGD, encoded by the exons ATGGATCGTTATCAGAAGGTTGAGAAGCCTAGAGCAGAgcaaccaattgatgagaatgagATCCGAATTACTAGCCAGGGAAGGATGCGAAGCTATATCACCTATGCAATGACATTGCTTCAG GAAAAAGGATCATCAGAGATTGTATTTAAAGCAATGGGAAGAGCCATCAACAAGACTGTTACTATTGTGGAATTGATAAAG AGGCGAATTGTTGGGCTTCATCAAAATACATCCATTGGATCCACAGACATAACTGACACCTGGGAACCTTTAGAGGAAGGATTACTTCC TCTCGAGACCACAAGACATGTTTCAATGATCACCATAACTCTCTCTAAGAAAGAGCTGAATACATCATCTATCGG ATACCAACCACCATTGCCAGCTGACCAGGTCAAGGTGGCAACTGAATTTGAATATGATGGAG aagGATCACCAACTGCAAGAGGCAGAGGTCGTGGTGGAAGGGGGAGAGGGCGTTCTAGACCTGCACCag GAAATGGTTATGGGCCAGATGAGTATGATGATGGGGGTTGGGATGGTCCCGGTGGGTATCCTCCCAGGGGTAGGGGAAGGGGAAGGGGACGTGGGTTCCGTGGGCGTGGAAGGGGAAATTACAATAATGCCCCTTACATGGACACTCAACAGGAAGTAGGAGGGTACAACAACCAAGAGTCTCCAAGGGGTAGGGGTCGTAATTTCCGTGGGCGTGGAAGGGGTGGCTACAACAATGGCCCTTACATGGAAAACAACCAACAAGATTTTGGTGGGTACAACAATCAAGAGTCTCCCAGGGGTAGAGGACGTAATTTCCGTGGTCGTGGAAGGGGTGGTggttacaataataataataatgatatcaataataataataataatgcttATATGGATAATCAACAAGATGTTGGAGGCTACAATCAAGAATTTCGAG GGCGTGGTCGTGGGAGGGGGACACGTGGCAGGGGACGTGGGTTCAGGTCAAACAGGCCAAATCAAGGTGCAGGTGTTGGTGGTGGTGATTAA